The genomic region CAAGACATTTATTCGCGATATCTATGCTCATGCTCTCGATATCTTCCTGAGCAAGCTGACTGCGTAAAAGCTTAAATTTCTTCCTGATCTCAGACTTCTTCATCGAAAAGTGCTTTTGATTGCATGGAAATGTGAAAGATGGCATCACCCTGATATACGATCGGGGATTCATTGATATTAATCACATAACCCTCGCTACTGCTCTTGATCTTATGACTAAATTTACCATAGGGATCGGTAATTGTAGCGATATATTCACCCTTTTCAACATGTTTGCCACAGGGAATCTTGACATGTAGAAGACCACTGTACTTTGCCCGTAACCAGGAACTATTCTCGATAAGAACAGTGTCTCTTTTTACTTCTGGATATTCAAATTTATCATTCAGCATTTCCAGATGACTAAGAATACGCATAGCGCCGTCTACACCCACTTTTGCTACATCTTTATTGGAGTCCAGGGATTTTCCACCTTCGAACAGCAAAACGGGAATTCCTAATTTTGAACAGGTTTCCCGGTAGGATTTTGTGATCGTTTTGGAATGTATGGTAAAAGGAGCGTTGAAGATCTTCGCATATTTAATACTTTGTTCATCGCCTTTTTTAACTCGTATTTGTGGAGCATTGAACCTGGCAGCACCTCCGGTATGGAAGTCCAGGCAAAAATCTGCTATTGGTAGTATTTTCTTTACGAATTGATAAGCGAATCTACTGGCCAGCGACCCATTTTTTGTTCCGGGGAACACACGATTAAGATCACGTCCATCAGGAAATTCACGAGCCATGTTTAAAAATCCGAAGATGTTCACGATAGGGATACAAATCACGGTACCCACTTTAGGTTTGTTGACACCCTTCGAAATGATCTGCCTTACGATCTCAACTCCATTGATCTCGTCGCCATGAATTCCTGCTGTTAGAAGAACAACTGGACCAGGTCTTTTGGAACGCTCAATAATGACCGGCACCTCCACAGATGTGGTAGTGTATAGCTTGGCCATATTAAAATTTATGGTCGCTCTTTTACCCGGCAGTACTTTTTCTCCCAGGATCTCAAGAACATTGTTCTTGTCTATTCGCGGCATATGTTAGACGTTTCGTTCAATATATCTAATGATCGTTTTGGCAATATCCTTTCCGGTTGCTGCTTCAATCCCTTCCAGACCAGGAGAGCTGTTTACTTCAAGTATAAGAGGACCACGACTACTTTGCAGCATATCCACACCGGCCACACCAAGAGCCATTGCTTTCGCTGCCTTGATAGCTGCATTTTCCTCTTCATCTGTTAGCTGAATGATGGATGCTGAACCTCCACGGTGAAGATTCGATCTAAACTCACCTTCTTTACCCTGTCTTTTCATCGCACCTACAACCTGTCCATCTACCACAAAAGCCCGAATATCTGCTCCACCAGCTTCCTTGATGAATTCCTGCACGATTACTCTTGCCTGTAGCCCGTTGAAGGCTTCAATGACAGATTCTGCGGCATTTTGAGTTTCAGCCAGTACGACTCCTAATCCCTGAGTACCTTCTAGCAATTTAATGATCACCGGGGCACCACCAACATGATCCAGAATTTCAGTCACATCTTTCGAATAGTTGGTAAAAACAGTTTTAGGTAAACCAAGTCTTGCTCTCGATAATATCTGTAAACTTCTTAATTTGTCCCTGCTTCTTACCAGCGCCTGTGATTCGGTCGTGGTAAATGTTCCCATCATTTCGAATTGTCTTACTACAGCAGTACCGTAAAAAGTTACCGAAGCTCCAATTCTTGGGATTACCGCATCAGTATCATCCAGGAAATGGTTTTTGTAGTAGATACTTGGTTTCTTCTTTTCAATAACCAGGTCACACTTTGTAGGATCGATCACTTCTACTTCGTGGTTGCGCTTTTTAGCGGCTTCTACCAGTCGGCTTGTAGAATAGAGTCGGGGATTTCTGGATAATATTCTAATCTTCATATTACTTCAGGTTAAAAGAGACATCGATAAGCTCGGTGTCTACAATAAATTTTTTGGTTAAAAACTTTCTTCCAATTAATACCGGATATCGCATTTCCTGTCTGTCTGAAAGCGATAGGGATATTTTAAATACTTTTCCGAAGAGCCTGATATTGGTGCGTACCAGATATCGTTTCTGGATGATCCCGTTACTACTTCTTACAAATACAATGTCGTAATCCTTAAAAATAAAAGCTTTGCCATTATATAAAGGATGTTCAGCATCCAGAAAGGTACAATGCAGTTCATCATCAACTTCTTTGATATTCTCGCAATGTATCGAGGAGCTATAGGCTCCCGTATCAATTTTAATGGCGATGTCGTTGAGGTGTAAAGCAGGAAAATCTGCCTTGTCAAATCTTCCGATCACAATCTTCTCCATAATGCAATATACTAAAATGCCCTAAGTCTGGGAGCTGTGCAAAGTAAACGAAAGATTATACAATATTTTGATACGTAGGGTGATATTCTTAAAATTTACTTCGGAAGCCAAAAAAGGTTTAGTGAGCTTATTTTAATGTTTATTTTTGAGGTAATGGAAAAGCCAGCTCTGGACGTACAATTAAAAACTTTACCCAATAGCCCGGGTGTTTATCAGTATTTCGATAAGAATGGAAAGATCCTTTATGTAGGGAAAGCCAAGAATTTGAAGAAACGGGTGACTTCTTATTTCACCAAGAGACATGATAGCCATCGAATTGGAGTCATGGTCAAGAAGATCCATGAAATAAAACATATCGTAGTTGCTTCAGAAACCGATGCATTGCTCCTGGAAAATAATTTGATCAAGAAACATCAGCCCAGGTTCAATGTAATGCTAAAGGATGATAAGACGTACCCGTGGATATGCATTAAAAATGAGCGGTTTCCACGTGTTTTTCCTACCAGAAAACTGGTTCGTGATGGCAGCGAATATTATGGACCATTTACAAGCTTTAAAACCGTAAATACACTACTCGATCTAATCAAAGGATTATACAAGTTAAGAACCTGTAATTATGATCTTTCCGAAGATAAGATTCAGAATGATAAATACAAGGTCTGCTTAGAATACCATCTTGGTAATTGTGAAGGACCCTGTGAAGCATTACAACCTGAAGAAGAATATAATCGCAATATTGAAGCTATTCGCCAGATCGTAAAAGGTAATTTCAAGGATTCCCTTCAGCGTTTTCGAAATCAAATGAAAGAGCATGCTGAGAATATGGAATTTGAAGATGCTCAGCGAATCAAGATCAAGATCGATGTGCTGGAGAATTATCAATCCAAGTCTACAGTAGTGAATCCACGTATTAATAATGTAGATGTTTTTTCCGTAGTAAGTGATGAAGGTTACGGCTATGTAAATTTTCTCCAGTTATCTCACGGCGCGATCATACGCTCTCATACCATCGAGATGAAAAAGAAGCTGGATGAAAGCGACCTGGAATTGCTGGAACTGGCCATTGTGGAGATCAGGCAGCGTTTCAGCTCAAAATCTACTGAGATCTATGTGCCTTTCAAAGTAGATGTGGGTGAAGACCTTAAGATCACGGTTCCAAAACTTGGTGATAAAAAGAAGATCGTAGAGTTGTCCCAGCGAAATGCCAAGTATTTCAGGCAGGAACGGTTTAAGCAAATGAAGATCATAGATCCAGACCGTCATGTGAACCGTATTATGGCGCAAATGAAGGAAGATCTTAGACTTAGCGAAGAACCGCGGCATATCGAGTGTTTTGATAACTCAAATATCCAGGGAACCAATCCGGTTGCCGCCTGCGTGGTTTTCAAGGATGGAAAACCAAGCAAAAAGGATTATCGAAAATTTAATATTAAAACCGTAGAGGGCCCAGACGATTTTGCTTCTATGGAAGAAGTAGTCTTCAGGCGTTATCGAAGATTGCTAAATGAAGATGAGCCGCTTCCACAATTAATTATCGTTGATGGTGGAAAAGGGCAACTTTCCAGCGGTGTAAAGGCACTGGATACCTTAGGTCTCCGCGGAAAGATCGCCATCATAGGGATTGCAAAACGACTGGAAGAGATCTACTATCCAGGTGATTCCATACCTTTATATCTGGACAAAAAATCTGAATCTCTAAAGATCATTCAGCAGCTTCGAAATGAGGCGCATCGCTTCGGAATTACATTTCACCGGAATAAAAGAAGTAAAACCGCGTTAAATACCGAACTTGAGTCCATTGCCGGAATAGGAGAAAAAACAGTCATTGATTTACTGAAGAATTTCAGGTCTTTAAAAAGAGTGAAGGAAGCAAGCGAAAAGGAACTTGCTGAAGTGATTGGAGCTGCAAGAGCAACCATCGTCTATCAATTTTATCATAAAGAGAATGCGTAAATATCTTTTCATCCTTAGTCTTATCATTTCCTTTGGAGCAAAATGCCAGGAAGAGGATAGGCCAAAGGTTGGACTGGTATTAAGCGGGGGCGGTGCCAAAGGTCTTGCTCATATTGGTGTGCTAAAAACCCTTGAAGAGCAGGGCGTCAAGATCGATTATATTGGAGGCACCAGTATGGGAGCAATCATTGGCGGACTCTACGCTTCCGGCTATTCTGCCAGTGAACTTGATTCTATTTTCAGAACTACACAATTTGATATCCTTATTCAGGATAACCTGCCAAGGCGGGCGAAAACTTTCTACGAAAAGGAGGATTCAGAAAAATATGCGATCACACTTCCTTTTGACAACTTTGATATTTCATTTCCCAGCGGACTTTTTAAGGGTCAGAATATTTACAATTTACTATCAAGACTTACCATTCATGTAAGTGATGTAGAAGATTTTAGCGAATTACCCATTCCGTTTTTCTGTATTGCAGCCAATGTGGAAACCGGCGACGAAGTAATTCTGGATAGTGGATCATTGGCTAAGGCGATTTCAGCCAGTGGCGCGATTCCAACTCTTCTCAGTCCCATAAAAATTGATGGACAGTTATTAACAGACGGTGGGGTTGCTAATAACTACCCAATCGAAGAATTAAGGCGTCGTGGAGCTGAGGTCATTATTGGGGTTGATGTGCAGGATAGCCTTGTTAAGAGAGATAAATTAAGGAGTGTCTTTGAAATTATGAGCCAGATCTCAAATTTTCGTACGATCAATGACATGAAGGAGAAAGCTCCAAAAACAGATATTTACATTAAGCCGAATGTAAATTCTTTCTCGGTCATGGCTTTTGACAAAGGACAGGCGATCATAGATTCTGGAGCGGTGGCCGCAAACAATATGCTAGAGGAACTTAAGGTGCTGGGTAATCCTGATGATAGCTTATTAATTCGTAAGCCGGTTCCAAAGATCGATAGTTTTAATATTAGTGCACTTTCAGTAGAAGGAAATAATACCTACCCACGAGCTTATGTGCAGGGTAAATTAAAGCTTGACTACGAAGAAACATACAATTTCGATGATCTGAATATTGGGATTAACAACCTTTCTGCAACCGGTAACTTTGAGCGCATCAATTACCAGCTAATTCCAGAAGATGAAAATGGCAATTATGCACTTGCCATGCAAATTGAGGAAAGTGAAAACAAAATGCTGTTACGACTGGGATTGCATTATGATGAGCTTTATAAAAGTGGTGCGCTGGTGAATCTTACCCGCAAGAGTTTACTTTTTACCAATGATGTTGCTTCTTTGGATCTTATCGTGGGGGATAACCTGCGTTACAATTTTAACTATTACCTGGATAAGGGTTTTTACTGGAGCTTCGGAATAAATTCTCGCTATAACACTTTTGACAAAGGCTTGCTCTTAAATGGCATCAGGGATCCTGAGGGTATTAGTGAATTTCAGGATATTAGAGAGCTGGAAGTTACGGTGAGAGATTTCACCAATCAGATCTATGTGGAATCACTTTTTCAGCAGGTATTTTCCATAGGTGTTGGGCTGGAACACAAGTATTTGAAGTATAGCAGTAATACGTTTAACGATGCGATCAATCAAAGTCAGGAACTGGTCCTGGCAAATGACCACTATGCCGGCGGCTTTGGATACGTGAAATTCGATTCTTACGATAATAAATACTTCCCCACCAAAGGAGTTCGTTTTGATGGAGACTTTCATATTTACCTGTATTCTTCAGATTATAATAATGATTTTTCGGAGTTCTCGATCGCAAAGGGAAGTTTGGGTTACGCTATCCAGCCTTTTCCCAAATTCACTACGCGAATAAGTACAGGAACTGGTTTTAAGATAGGAAATGATGAAAGCCAGGTACTGGATTTCTTTCTGGGTGGTTACGGGAATGATTTTATCAATAATTTCAAACCTTTCCTGGGTTATGATTTCTTAAGCCTTTCCGCAGATAGTTATATAAAAGCGCAACTGGAGTTTGACTATGAGCTTTTCAGAAAGAACCATATTATCGCCAGCGCCAATATTGCCAATGTTGAAGATGACCTGTACACGACTGGAAACTGGCTAAGCATGCCCGATTATAATGGCTACGGAATTGGTTACGGAATCGAAACTTTTATGGGGCCACTGGAAGCAAAATATTCCTATTCACCCGAGACTAAAGAAAGTTACTGGTTCTTTAGCCTGGGATTCTGGTTTTAGCCGTTAATGGTCTGTAATCATTTTATCATTCTCGTGCCCGGTTTTTACACTAGATTTAAGATTAGTTCGGTAAATTTTCTTGATATTTGTGTAAATCGAAATAAATACTGGAAATAATAACAATCCTTCAATAAATGAATTCATTTTTGATCGATTTTAAAATATAATCACATGCCTTTTTATCATAAACTCGGCAAGATCCCACACAAGCGCCATACGATTTTCAGAAAACCTGATGGAAGCCTTTATTATGAGCAACTTTTTGGAACGATTGGTTTTGACGGAATGTCTTCCAATCTGTATCATGAACATCGCCCGACTCAGGTGAAGGAAATCAAAGGAAGTTACGATGTACGACCGAAGGTTGCGATTGAAAATAACCTGAAATCATACCGTTTAAAAGGTTTCCAGATAACTCCGCATCCGGATTATTTACAGAGTAGAAAAGCAGTTTTGACCAATGTAGATTGTGATATTATTCTCGCTTCCCCTCAAGGTTCTACGGAAGATTATTTCTACAAAAACTCTGATGCAGATGAATTGATTTTCGTGCACAAAGGATCTGGTAAACTTAGAACTCATCTTGGAAACATAGATTTTAAATACGGAGATTATTTACTGATCCCAAGAGGTACGATCTACAAGATGGATTTTGATGATGAGAACAACAGGCTATTTATCGTAGAATCCCGCAGACCGATCTATACTCCAAAACGATACAGAAACTGGTTTGGACAACTTCTGGAACATTCTCCATTTTGCGAAAGAGATTTGCGCCAGCCGCATGAACTGGAAACCAATGATGAAAAAGGAGATTTCCTAATTAAAATTAAAAAGCAGGGAGAAATTTTCGATATGGTCTACGCGACACATCCATTTGATGTGGTAGGCTATGACGGTTACAACTATCCTTATGCATTTTCAATTCATGATTTTGAACCTATTACAGGAAGGATACATCAACCGCCACCGGTACATCAAACCTTCGAGACAGACGCTTTTGTAGTTTGCAGTTTTTGTCCGCGTAAATACGATTATCACCCAGAAAGTATTCCTGCGCCTTACAGTCACAGTAATATAGATAGTGATGAGGTGCTCTATTATGTAGATGGTGATTTTATGAGTAGAAACGATATCGAAGCAGGTCATATATCCTTGCACCCGGCGGGGATCCCTCACGGGCCGCACCCGGGAGCAGTCGAAAGAAGTATCGGCCAGGTAGAAACTGAAGAGCTGGCTGTAATGGTAGATACCTTCAAGCCGTTAAAACTTACTGAAGAAGCGATGAAAATTGCCGATGAGACCTACTACAGGTCCTGGTTAGATGGAGAGCATTAAAAGATGAAAGAAGATTTATCAGCACAGGATAGAGCGATGTGGTAATACTTTGAAATTCGATTTCAAATTTATAACATATTTACATCCTTTAAAATAAAAACCAATGTCAACAGATAGCACATCATTAAATTTAGAAAAAGTAGTTCCTGAAGCGGAAGATTTTCTGCCAATCCTGGGAACAGACTTTGTAGAATTATACGTGGGGAATGCCAAGCAGGCGGCCTATTATTATCAGCACGCTTGGGGTTTCCAGCCAATCGCTTATTCGGGTTTGGAAACTGGTCGTAAAGACAGCGTTTCTTACGTAATGCAACAGGGGAAAATTAGAATTGTTCTTACTTCACCATTGCAGCCGGAAGGTGATATCAATGCGCATATAGACAAGCATGGTGACGGAGTAAAGTTCGTGGCACTATGGGTGGACGATGCGAGAAAGAGCTATGAAGAAACTACAAAAAGAGGGGCAAAATCTTATGTAGAGCCATATGTAATGGAAGATGAAAACGGGAAAGCCGTGATCTCAGGAATCCATACTTATGGAGAAACCATTCACCTTTTTGTAGAACGTAAGGATTATACCGGACCATTTTTACCAGGGTACAGAATTTATAATACCAAAACTCAGGTGCCAGATACAGGTTTACAATTTATCGACCATATGGTTGGAAATGTAGGATGGAACGAAATGGACAAATGGGTGGAATTCTACGGAAAAGTAATGGGCTTTGCCCAGTTGGTATCTTTTGATGATAAAGATATCTCGACCGACTATACCGCGCTTATGAGTAAGGTAATGAGCAATGGGAACGGTAGAATTAAATTTCCTATTAATGAGCCTGCGGAAGGAAAAAAGAAATCACAAATCGAAGAATATATCGATTTTTATAATGGAGCCGGAGTCCAGCATATCGCTTTAGCTACAGATAACATTATCGAAACAGTTACAGCATTAAGAGATAGAGGTGTGGAATTCTTATATGTTCCGGAAACTTACTATGATGATCTACTCGATCGTGTTGGTGAGATCGATGAGGATCTGGAGCCGTTAAGAGAACTTGGAGTACTGGTAGATCGCGATGATGAGGGGTATTTGTTACAGATCTTTACAAAACCAGTTCTGGACAGACCCACTATGTTCTTCGAGATCATCCAGAGAAAAGGTGCTCAATCCTTCGGAAAAGGAAACTTTAAAGCTTTGTTCGAAGCAATTGAAAGAGAACAGGATTTGCGAGGTACATTAAATTAAGATTAAATATCTGCTAAAATTTAAGTGGAAAAATGAAATAAATGACAATCTGGTAAACGTTTAGTTAAAGTTTATTTAAGAGTTGTGGGTAAGGGAGAAATATGAGACTTTTGCACCGCATTTCTGGAGTGGTTACCAGAATTGAATTTTTTTTCATAATTTAAGTTTTAGTTGGTTAATAAGACAAAATTCCCCATCATTAATTTGATGGGGTTTTTTTGTTTTGATACTTTTGGAATAGTAATTGTAATCCACCATACGCCTGAAAATTCTGTTACTTAGACAATTAAACCTATGAGAAATTATATTACAATTACCTTTCTTTTTTTTGTGTTTACCACTGGAAGTATGTTGTCACAAGAGGCATATGGCGAAGGAGAGTGGTTTAAATTCAGAATACATTACGGTTTATTTAATGCGAGTTATGCGACGCTGGAGGTAAATGAAACTAAATTTCAGAATAAACCTGTCTATCATATAAAAGGACGAGGTAGATCTACAGGATTATTAGGTTTATTCTTTAAAGTGGATGATGATTACCAAACCTATATCGATAAGCGAACCGGAAAACCTTATCGCTTTATTCGCGACATTAATGAAGGCGGTTATACGAAGGACCTGGTGATCGACTTTGATCATGATGACAAGAAAGCCCATGTTCTAAATAGAGAGAACAATCAGAAAAAATCATATTCTGTACCTCATAATGTACACGATATGTTATCATCATTTTACTATATTCGCAACCAAATTAAAAACGACGAGTTAGAGCCAGGTGATGAGATGCGTTTAAACATGTTCATCGATGACGAAAACCTCGATTTTAAGCTTGTTTTCCTGGGGCGTGATACGATTAAAACCAAGTTTGGTAAAGTTGCAACCCTCAAATTCAGACCTTATGTACTGGCCGGTAGAGTATTTAAGGAGAAAGAAAGTCTTACTTTCTGGATTAGTGATGATAAGAACAAAATTCCGGTGAAAATTGAAGCAAATCTGGCCGTAGGGTCTTTGGATGCCGATCTTGAAGCTTACAAAGGTCTAAAGCATCAATTTAGTATACAAGTGGATTAATATGGAGATAAAACCCGAAATCGCGGAACGAATTGGAAAGCTTGAAGAAAAGTTCAAAAATTCGGGACAGGATATGGGGTCTTATCTGGATGGTCTCTTATATGACCGCTATCTTTCCTACTGGGATTATATTAGTGTAGATACATTATTAAGTTTACAGAAGACCAATACGCACTTTCCAGATGAGATGATCTTTATCACTTATCATCAAATCACTGAACTATATTTTAAGCTCATCATTCATGAGCAAAAACAGATCATAGAAACTACAACACTCACATCTGCCTATTTCGTTGAAAAGCTGAATAGGATGAACAGGTATTTTAGAATTCTTATCGATTCTTTCGATGTAATGATCAAAGGAATGGAAAGGGAACAGTTTCTGAAATTCAGAATGGCATTACTGCCTGCCAGTGGATTCCAGTCGGCTCAGTTCAGGATGATCGAACTATATTCAACTCCTTTAGAAAATCTTGTCGATTTTAATTTGAGAGATGAATTTACGGTAGAAAACTCTTCCGAAGAACTTTTTGAGAATATCTATTGGAAAAAAGGAGGGATAGATCTGGAAACCGGCGAGAAAACTCTTACGCTTAAGCAATTTGAAAAAAGATATACTCCGCGATTTCTAAGAATCGCGAAGGATGTATACGGAACCACCATATACCAGCGTTACCAGGCTATGCATGAAGATGATCGTCAAAATGAAGATCTTCAACAGGCACTGCGAAACTTTGATGTTAATGTAAATATCAACTGGTTGCTTATGCATATGGGTGCTGCTTACCGATATTTGAGCAAGAAAGACGAAACTATAAAAGCGACAGGTGGAACAAACTGGAAAAAATTCCTGCCGCCAAGTTTTCAAAGAGTTTCTTTCTTTCCCGATTTATGGAGTCAGGAAGAACTGAACGACTGGGGGAAGCAATGGGTGAACCATACATTTAATACTGAAAAACAAAAAGCATAAAAACTTGAAGAAATTAGGCTTATTAGTAATGCTAATGCTGGCAATGACTGCCTGCAATGACGATGAGAAAGAACAGGCCGTTAACGAGGTCGAGACCAAAAAGATTCCTGCGCTCGAGAAACAGTATGGTTTTGTACTGAATGACTTTGAGGTAATAAGGGATACGATAAGGTCTGGTGATAGTTTTGGTTACATCATGGATCAAAATGGCGTGGGTCATGGAAAGGTCTTTGAAGTTGCTGAAAAAGTAAAAGATACCTTTAACCCCGCGAGGATCACTGCCGGTAAAAAGTATATGATCCTCAAAGCAAAAGATTCGGCTAAAACTCCGCAATATTTCATTTACGAAAATGATAAGATCAACTATACGGTAGTATCTATTGGGGATAGTATTTATGCTGAAAAGAAGAAAAGACCCGTTACAGTCAAGCAAAGAGAAGTAAGCGGAGTGATCACTTCTTCCCTTTCAGAAGCGATGCAGGCTCAGGGCTTGAGTAATCTTCTGGTTTACGAACTTTCAAATATTTATCAATGGAGTATTGATTTCTTTAAACTTCAGAAGGGAGATCAGTTCAAAATGGTTTACCAGGAGAAATATATTGACGATACTATTTTCGCCGGGATTGAAAAGGTAGATGCGGCAGTTTTCAAACATTCAGACAGACCATACTACGCCTTTAGTTATATGACCGACAGTATTTCTGGTCAGCCTAGTTTTTATGATGAAGAAGCAAAAGCATTACAAAGCTTTTTCCTGAAAGCTCCGCTCAATTATTCCAGGATCTCTTCAAGGTTTACGAAGAGACGTTTTCACCCTGTTCAGAAAAGATGGAAAGCTCACCTGGGAACAGATTATGCTGCACCACATGGCACGCCGATCGTAAGTACAGCTAATGGAACGGTGATCGCTTCAGGCTATACTTCCGGAAACGGGAATTATGTGAAGGTGAGACATAATGGAAAATATACGACACAATATCTTCACATGAGTAAGCGTGCAGTTAGAAATGGACAAAGTGTAAAGCAGGGCGATGTGATAGGTTATGTTGGAAGTACAGGACTTGCAACCGGGCCACATGTATGTTATCGATTCTGGGTGAACGGTAAACAGGTGGATCCATTTCGCCAGAACTTACCCTCAGCCGAGCATATTACAGACAATCTAAAAGACGATTATTTCAATCATATTGAATCGATTCGGGCAGAACTGGATCAAATTCCCTATAAAAGTATCTAGATGAAAAATATA from Christiangramia sp. OXR-203 harbors:
- a CDS encoding succinylglutamate desuccinylase/aspartoacylase family protein encodes the protein MPRIDKNNVLEILGEKVLPGKRATINFNMAKLYTTTSVEVPVIIERSKRPGPVVLLTAGIHGDEINGVEIVRQIISKGVNKPKVGTVICIPIVNIFGFLNMAREFPDGRDLNRVFPGTKNGSLASRFAYQFVKKILPIADFCLDFHTGGAARFNAPQIRVKKGDEQSIKYAKIFNAPFTIHSKTITKSYRETCSKLGIPVLLFEGGKSLDSNKDVAKVGVDGAMRILSHLEMLNDKFEYPEVKRDTVLIENSSWLRAKYSGLLHVKIPCGKHVEKGEYIATITDPYGKFSHKIKSSSEGYVININESPIVYQGDAIFHISMQSKALFDEEV
- the rimK gene encoding 30S ribosomal protein S6--L-glutamate ligase gives rise to the protein MKIRILSRNPRLYSTSRLVEAAKKRNHEVEVIDPTKCDLVIEKKKPSIYYKNHFLDDTDAVIPRIGASVTFYGTAVVRQFEMMGTFTTTESQALVRSRDKLRSLQILSRARLGLPKTVFTNYSKDVTEILDHVGGAPVIIKLLEGTQGLGVVLAETQNAAESVIEAFNGLQARVIVQEFIKEAGGADIRAFVVDGQVVGAMKRQGKEGEFRSNLHRGGSASIIQLTDEEENAAIKAAKAMALGVAGVDMLQSSRGPLILEVNSSPGLEGIEAATGKDIAKTIIRYIERNV
- a CDS encoding ATP-dependent zinc protease translates to MEKIVIGRFDKADFPALHLNDIAIKIDTGAYSSSIHCENIKEVDDELHCTFLDAEHPLYNGKAFIFKDYDIVFVRSSNGIIQKRYLVRTNIRLFGKVFKISLSLSDRQEMRYPVLIGRKFLTKKFIVDTELIDVSFNLK
- the uvrC gene encoding excinuclease ABC subunit UvrC, translating into MEKPALDVQLKTLPNSPGVYQYFDKNGKILYVGKAKNLKKRVTSYFTKRHDSHRIGVMVKKIHEIKHIVVASETDALLLENNLIKKHQPRFNVMLKDDKTYPWICIKNERFPRVFPTRKLVRDGSEYYGPFTSFKTVNTLLDLIKGLYKLRTCNYDLSEDKIQNDKYKVCLEYHLGNCEGPCEALQPEEEYNRNIEAIRQIVKGNFKDSLQRFRNQMKEHAENMEFEDAQRIKIKIDVLENYQSKSTVVNPRINNVDVFSVVSDEGYGYVNFLQLSHGAIIRSHTIEMKKKLDESDLELLELAIVEIRQRFSSKSTEIYVPFKVDVGEDLKITVPKLGDKKKIVELSQRNAKYFRQERFKQMKIIDPDRHVNRIMAQMKEDLRLSEEPRHIECFDNSNIQGTNPVAACVVFKDGKPSKKDYRKFNIKTVEGPDDFASMEEVVFRRYRRLLNEDEPLPQLIIVDGGKGQLSSGVKALDTLGLRGKIAIIGIAKRLEEIYYPGDSIPLYLDKKSESLKIIQQLRNEAHRFGITFHRNKRSKTALNTELESIAGIGEKTVIDLLKNFRSLKRVKEASEKELAEVIGAARATIVYQFYHKENA
- a CDS encoding patatin-like phospholipase family protein, with translation MRKYLFILSLIISFGAKCQEEDRPKVGLVLSGGGAKGLAHIGVLKTLEEQGVKIDYIGGTSMGAIIGGLYASGYSASELDSIFRTTQFDILIQDNLPRRAKTFYEKEDSEKYAITLPFDNFDISFPSGLFKGQNIYNLLSRLTIHVSDVEDFSELPIPFFCIAANVETGDEVILDSGSLAKAISASGAIPTLLSPIKIDGQLLTDGGVANNYPIEELRRRGAEVIIGVDVQDSLVKRDKLRSVFEIMSQISNFRTINDMKEKAPKTDIYIKPNVNSFSVMAFDKGQAIIDSGAVAANNMLEELKVLGNPDDSLLIRKPVPKIDSFNISALSVEGNNTYPRAYVQGKLKLDYEETYNFDDLNIGINNLSATGNFERINYQLIPEDENGNYALAMQIEESENKMLLRLGLHYDELYKSGALVNLTRKSLLFTNDVASLDLIVGDNLRYNFNYYLDKGFYWSFGINSRYNTFDKGLLLNGIRDPEGISEFQDIRELEVTVRDFTNQIYVESLFQQVFSIGVGLEHKYLKYSSNTFNDAINQSQELVLANDHYAGGFGYVKFDSYDNKYFPTKGVRFDGDFHIYLYSSDYNNDFSEFSIAKGSLGYAIQPFPKFTTRISTGTGFKIGNDESQVLDFFLGGYGNDFINNFKPFLGYDFLSLSADSYIKAQLEFDYELFRKNHIIASANIANVEDDLYTTGNWLSMPDYNGYGIGYGIETFMGPLEAKYSYSPETKESYWFFSLGFWF
- a CDS encoding homogentisate 1,2-dioxygenase, producing the protein MPFYHKLGKIPHKRHTIFRKPDGSLYYEQLFGTIGFDGMSSNLYHEHRPTQVKEIKGSYDVRPKVAIENNLKSYRLKGFQITPHPDYLQSRKAVLTNVDCDIILASPQGSTEDYFYKNSDADELIFVHKGSGKLRTHLGNIDFKYGDYLLIPRGTIYKMDFDDENNRLFIVESRRPIYTPKRYRNWFGQLLEHSPFCERDLRQPHELETNDEKGDFLIKIKKQGEIFDMVYATHPFDVVGYDGYNYPYAFSIHDFEPITGRIHQPPPVHQTFETDAFVVCSFCPRKYDYHPESIPAPYSHSNIDSDEVLYYVDGDFMSRNDIEAGHISLHPAGIPHGPHPGAVERSIGQVETEELAVMVDTFKPLKLTEEAMKIADETYYRSWLDGEH
- the hppD gene encoding 4-hydroxyphenylpyruvate dioxygenase produces the protein MSTDSTSLNLEKVVPEAEDFLPILGTDFVELYVGNAKQAAYYYQHAWGFQPIAYSGLETGRKDSVSYVMQQGKIRIVLTSPLQPEGDINAHIDKHGDGVKFVALWVDDARKSYEETTKRGAKSYVEPYVMEDENGKAVISGIHTYGETIHLFVERKDYTGPFLPGYRIYNTKTQVPDTGLQFIDHMVGNVGWNEMDKWVEFYGKVMGFAQLVSFDDKDISTDYTALMSKVMSNGNGRIKFPINEPAEGKKKSQIEEYIDFYNGAGVQHIALATDNIIETVTALRDRGVEFLYVPETYYDDLLDRVGEIDEDLEPLRELGVLVDRDDEGYLLQIFTKPVLDRPTMFFEIIQRKGAQSFGKGNFKALFEAIEREQDLRGTLN
- a CDS encoding DUF3108 domain-containing protein, coding for MRNYITITFLFFVFTTGSMLSQEAYGEGEWFKFRIHYGLFNASYATLEVNETKFQNKPVYHIKGRGRSTGLLGLFFKVDDDYQTYIDKRTGKPYRFIRDINEGGYTKDLVIDFDHDDKKAHVLNRENNQKKSYSVPHNVHDMLSSFYYIRNQIKNDELEPGDEMRLNMFIDDENLDFKLVFLGRDTIKTKFGKVATLKFRPYVLAGRVFKEKESLTFWISDDKNKIPVKIEANLAVGSLDADLEAYKGLKHQFSIQVD